In Carassius gibelio isolate Cgi1373 ecotype wild population from Czech Republic chromosome B19, carGib1.2-hapl.c, whole genome shotgun sequence, one DNA window encodes the following:
- the LOC127978728 gene encoding zinc finger protein 40 isoform X3 — protein MPRTKQNNPKNLKDKIEEAQKELKDPKVVHKDINESTGKSSESIKGLKRKKVGAQNQLKKIPKSPVKKQSQNKKPISPTISSEEATPSYSFSSSPSHGLPEPQDTEDAPQDASGSKAVKVEHKDLLTLEPQALSCKSAAEEPCASRPVQTESWCGNASNKIASPSHTSAPLEVLLKAMEPDFNKLTERKNSSPIGHLGKSVSIPVTYSDYAMTMRPVNFNVQSQPSFVPAFNAAKQFYSSVASTGQHTTQQYVNMSGNRQQDKPGFQKSYSVGPSHTLTHAPVPSGSGGFPQSQPPVVQTCQSLSATVPNSVQVPVTPGFNPVQMTAVVNFGASQVYDISAKDQKPKKQGKYVCEYCKRACAKPSVLLKHIRSHTGERPYPCVTCGFSFKTKSNLYKHKKSHAHAIKLGLVKDSGSGSLSQESDKGLATHSDVEESGDSDEEGSAADLDPDSSQSSLTALSESSLQSAGMVPGSQGESEPLLVFETLKPQVSQKGCEPKVTAALPKVVVHPVNVSPLRADSPRVTDLAPEHATAQRQRDFQTANIRSNVMVLSSLKEVDCTSPLQDSVSEDEDQHCKSPLGGSHAQLQRQQATDYSQQPQGKCLLSPRSLGSTDSGYFSRSESADQAMSPPSPFVKITPPAETDITKAPQIHPSPVVATVMHVAPVEKPRVPSGQMRPPLETKALSLEERISKLISDNEAVVDDKQLDSVKPRRTSLSRRGSIDSPKSYIFKDSFQFDLKPPVRRSSSNSDIPKSPFTPTDKSKPVFLLSVPPQYPAMDCLPITRSNSMPTSPGQSALFPSVTPQPHPLRICHSFDDKISSLNDDVFSSAPSTPNPAVHPRTLVRQIAVEDLSTNDGHVLISVHSMDESHHGPSITHELRSKSFEHATERNRKPQQNKGTMYECETCRNRYRKLENFENHKKFYCSELHGPKNKPMHAREIEPEVFRRGIQQPLLNRNAVITGIVEQPLMVRKRRKIKSVGDDDDQSPTETTPPCSRSFDSCQTSTGSIGQPYSQHTQSLGNTAVLGQIQIIGRTTESQESRLSPIREAQISTPNKERGDLQRQGSGTSVIRHTNSLSRPNSFETSDSIDRSSPVDPVEKEVKSSVKGHKETAVNLSSQSYHDRMSTPKCASQGMESHGKQSFAITSDGTPVQQSRLVRQNNIQVPEILVTEEPDRDHETPVVESTEKPAETFNWPQRSESLSKLPTEKLPPKKKRIRLAQMEHSSGESSFESSLSRSLSRDSSLSRCSSISASFDRDDPPRSDSPSRADSVGKPPEAQGIPVANNTLGVPGMMRRATSEQISCTQSSLEISCDYRSKSFDCSSMSPSRPLSPMQTALPKMTHCPPTTQVPLIERRRGPLVRQMSLKIAPEPQFPVKQTPPIQRVPFTNECSGSQPRSVNINTSTLVQSVDLHSGEAPLPKNEQVVQSINLGSQTQQPQVHGLPHPWHQTSRVVACHVQPLVQMVAGQTDVQKSSDEKNKSFAPKYQMNCPVLKTVQTYSLAGVQGTQITLPVITVPLANEIKVPQSNDGMQNVYVAQPGYQAVIKKPPIVMPAGLQVDTASHITPVSTPLPQILITHEHTLAPASVASKVNFPTVHVANCDSKTRPEIQAHRQPGSVDIQMKNNNIKSTEQNKTTEQSILSLSSLHCTQKLISANLCPQESPASSKRMLSPANSLDIAMEKTQKRAKDEHGAACLTDGRSLNYLNSKMSEMTRQRKLMLVRQVCTTEPVDSPIETDAPEQLPETSEADKNTQTPVSQTTTEVSEQQMESRIPTTTLATCSSPTVQSYTMQENSTLKPQEKPEEHRWSPSKSPLRPPTFQGQVKLASSVSVVNTRDSHRLSFPSLKTATTFTWCFLMKRKPLHIQQADQRISAYSAWVVNPNNPNPLGLPTKVVMSLFDSKQTSKKIYYTQAKTTTLKSDILTYSGKLKDILPKVLIQQRSMPTDNSGKTKPETQPINQTESDRDSSKSEPQRVKIFDGGYKSNEEYVYVRGRGRGKYICEECGIRCKKPSMLRKHIRTHSDIRPFHCTHCNFSFKTKGNLTKHMKSKAHSKKCMEMGVAVGIIEDQDTEDSGDRGRPGSADRQDSDGDDSDGPDDEDNDGEEEDEEDSQAESGLSATPSVSASPQHFPANQADMVPSSLLAKMSISPNLIPAPQTQPPQASDSQTSDRESVAMTSPVLLVRQMSISASCSSPGPCPTFFTSHPAPASESHTSDTDSVHMMSPVSPCRQMSIDYPDFDDPPSPPVPGKGGKLSKVRPVSSQSLSFPPCIPPSLHVHLTPYQYPTPYAFQCLESRMPGTSAKLL, from the exons ATAAAATAGAGGAGGCACAGAAGGAGCTCAAAGACCCCAAAGTTGTGCACAAAG ACATAAATGAAAGTACTGGCAAAAGCTCTGAAAGCATCAAAGGACTGAAGAGGAAAAAAGTTGGGGCACAAAACCAGCTTAAGAAAATACCCAAATCTCCTGTCAAAAAGCAATCACAGAACAAGAAACCCATTTCTCCAACTATATCTTCCGAGGAAGCCACACCCTCCTATTCTTTTTCAAGCAGTCCATCGCATGGATTGCCTGAACCTCAAGATACTGAAGATGCACCACAGGATGCATCTGGATCAAAAGCAGTAAAAGTGGAGCACAAGGATTTATTAACTTTAGAGCCACAGGCTCTGAGCTGCAAAAGTGCTGCAGAGGAACCTTGTGCTTCAAGGCCTGTGCAAACAGAAAGCTGGTGTGGCAACGCCAGCAACAAAATCGCATCTCCTTCTCACACAAGTGCTCCCCTTGAGGTACTGCTCAAGGCTATGGAGCCAGATTTCAATAAACTGACAGAAAGGAAGAACAGCAGTCCAATAGGGCATCTTGGAAAATCAGTTTCCATTCCTGTCACTTATTCAGACTATGCTATGACTATGCGTCCTGTAAATTTCAATGTCCAGTCACAACCCTCCTTTGTGCCAGCATTCAATGCAGCCAAACAGTTCTACAGCAGTGTGGCATCTACAGGGCAACACACAACACAGCAGTATGTGAACATGTCAGGAAATCGTCAGCAGGACAAACCAGGATTCCAGAAAAGCTATAGTGTGGGTCCTTCACATACCTTGACACACGCACCTGTTCCATCTGGATCAGGTGGCTTCCCTCAGAGCCAGCCTCCTGTTGTTCAAACATGCCAGTCTTTGTCAGCCACAGTACCAAACTCAGTTCAAGTCCCTGTAACACCAGGTTTCAACCCTGTTCAGATGACAGCTGTAGTCAACTTCGGTGCAAGCCAAGTATATGATATCTCTGCAAAAGATCAAAAACCAAAAAAGCAAGGGAAGTATGTCTGTGAATATTGTAAAAGAGCTTGTGCCAAGCCAAGTGTGCTTCTAAAACACATACGGTCCCACACAGGTGAGAGACCTTACCCATGTGTGACATGTGGTTTTTCATTTAAGACAAAGAGTAACTTGTACAAGCATAAGAAGTCTCATGCGCATGCTATCAAACTGGGTCTGGTAAAAGACTCCGGAAGTGGATCCCTCTCTCAAGAGTCAGACAAAGGCCTTGCCACACATTCTGATGTGGAGGAAAGTGGGGACAGTGATGAGGAAGGTAGTGCAGCAGACTTAGACCCAGACTCTTCACAAAGCAGCCTGACGGCATTGTCTGAGAGCAGTCTGCAGAGTGCAGGCATGGTACCAGGAAGCCAAGGAGAATCGGAGCCTTTGCTGGTGTTTGAAACTCTGAAACCACAGGTTTCTCAGAAAGGATGTGAGCCAAAGGTCACTGCTGCTCTCCCTAAAGTGGTTGTACACCCTGTAAATGTTTCGCCTTTGCGTGCAGACAGCCCAAGAGTTACAGATTTGGCACCTGAACATGCCACAGCCCAGAGGCAACGGGATTTCCAGACAGCAAACATAAGGTCAAATGTAATGGTTCTGTCCTCACTGAAAGAAGTGGATTGCACAAGTCCTCTACAAGAttcagtcagtgaagatgaagatcaGCATTGTAAATCACCACTAGGAGGCAGCCATGCCCAGCTACAAAGGCAACAAGCAACTGATTACTCACAACAACCACAAGGCAAGTGTCTTCTTAGTCCTCGGAGTCTTGGAAGCACTGACTCAGGCTACTTTTCACGTTCTGAGAGTGCAGATCAAGCTATGAGTCCCCCAAGTCCTTTTGTTAAGATAACTCCGCCAGCAGAAACTGACATTACAAAAGCCCCACAAATTCACCCTTCCCCAGTTGTGGCAACTGTCATGCATGTAGCACCTGTTGAGAAGCCTCGGGTTCCTTCAGGACAAATGCGTCCTCCATTAGAAACCAAAGCTCTATCTCTCGAGGAGCGTATCTCAAAGCTGATCTCAGACAATGAGGCTGTTGTGGATGACAAACAACTAGACAGTGTCAAACCCAGGAGGACTTCCCTTTCACGAAGGGGTAGCATTGACTCCCCTAAATCTTACATATTTAAAGACTCTTTTCAGTTTGATCTAAAACCACCGGTAAGAAGATCTAGTTCCAACTCCGACATACCAAAATCTCCATTCACGCCCACAGACAAATCCAAGCCAGTTTTTCTTCTTTCTGTACCACCTCAGTATCCGGCTATGGACTGTTTACCAATTACAAGAAGCAATTCGATGCCTACATCACCTGGTCAGTCAGCTCTCTTCCCCAGTGTAACACCTCAGCCTCACCCACTAAGGATCTGTCATTCATTTGATGACAAGATTAGTTCACTAAATGATGATGTGTTCTCTTCAGCTCCTTCTACTCCAAACCCTGCTGTACATCCTCGTACACTAGTGAGACAGATAGCAGTTGAGGATTTGTCCACAAATGATGGTCATGTTCTTATCTCTGTTCATTCCATGGATGAGAGTCATCATGGACCAAGTATTACACATGAACTGCGAAGTAAGTCTTTTGAGCATGCAACAGAAAGAAACCGAAAACCCCAGCAAAACAAAGGGACAATGTACGAATGTGAGACTTGCCGTAACCGTTACAGAAaactggaaaattttgaaaatCATAAGAAGTTTTATTGTTCAGAACTGCATGGTCCAAAAAACAAGCCTATGCATGCCAGAGAAATTGAGCCAGAAGTTTTCAGACGTGGAATTCAGCAGCCCCTTTTAAACAGAAATGCTGTAATTACCGGCATTGTAGAGCAACCACTCATGGtaagaaaaagaaggaaaattAAAAGTGTTGGAGATGATGATGACCAGTCTCCAACTGAGACCACTCCTCCATGTTCAAGAAGTTTTGACTCCTGCCAGACCTCCACAGGTTCGATAGGACAACCTTATTCTCAACATACGCAGTCCTTAGGTAACACTGCTGTTTTAGGACAAATACAGATCATTGGCAGAACTACAGAATCACAGGAGTCAAGACTATCTCCAATAAGAGAGGCTCAGATCAGCACACCAAATAAAGAAAGAGGAGACCTCCAGAGACAAGGAAGTGGAACTTCAGTCATTCGACATACCAACTCCCTCAGCCGACCAAATTCTTTTGAAACATCTGACTCCATTGACAGGTCATCTCCAGTTGATCCTGTGGAAAAGGAAGTAAAGAGCTCTGTAAAAGGTCATAAAGAGACCGCAGTGAATTTATCTTCACAAAGTTACCATGACAGAATGTCTACACCCAAATGTGCCAGTCAAGGAATGGAATCTCATGGAAAGCAAAGCTTTGCCATTACTAGTGATGGCACACCTGTACAGCAATCACGACTTGTACGGCAGAACAACATTCAGGTTCCTGAAATCTTAGTAACAGAGGAACCAGACAGAGATCATGAAACTCCAGTTGTAGAATCCACAGAGAAACCTGCAGAAACATTCAACTGGCCTCAGAGGAGTGAGAGCTtatctaaactgccaacagaaaAACTCCCCCCAAAGAAAAAGCGCATAAGACTTGCGCAAATGGAACACTCTTCTGGTGAATCTAGCTTTGAGTCAAGTCTATCTCGTAGCCTCAGTAGAGACAGTAGCTTGTCAAGGTGCTCTAGTATTTCAGCATCTTTTGACAGAGATGATCCACCAAGATCTGACAGTCCATCAAGGGCTGATAGTGTTGGGAAGCCACCAGAAGCTCAAGGGATCCCTGTAGCAAACAACACTCTTGGAGTGCCAGGCATGATGAGACGTGCTACCTCAGAACAAATCAGCTGCACTCAGTCATCATTGGAGATTTCTTGTGACTACCGTAGCAAATCCTTTGACTGCAGCAGCATGTCACCCAGCAGGCCTTTGTCACCAATGCAGACTGCCCTGCCAAAAATGACACATTGTCCTCCAACTACCCAGGTGCCTCTCATTGAAAGAAGAAGGGGTCCTCTGGTACGTCAGATGTCCTTGAAGATTGCACCAGAACCTCAGTTTCCAGTGAAACAGACTCCCCCTATTCAAAGAGTCCCCTTCACTAATGAATGCTCTGGGTCCCAACCTAGATCAGTAAATATAAACACATCTACACTTGTTCAGTCTGTTGATCTACATTCTGGAGAGGCCCCTCTACCGAAAAATGAGCAAGTGGTTCAAAGCATCAACCTTGGAAGCCAAACCCAACAACCCCAAGTTCATGGTCTTCCACATCCATGGCATCAGACCTCAAGGGTTGTGGCATGCCATGTGCAACCTCTGGTCCAGATGGTGGCTGGTCAGACAGATGTTCAGAAGAgctctgatgaaaaaaataaGAGCTTTGCACCTAAATACCAAATGAATTGCCCTGTTCTAAAAACAGTCCAGACATATTCTTTAGCAGGTGTACAAGGCACGCAGATCACTTTGCCAGTGATAACTGTACCATTGGCTAATGAAATTAAAGTCCCTCAGTCAAATGATGGAATGCAAAATGTCTATGTAGCACAACCAGGTTATCAGGCTGTAATCAAAAAGCCCCCAATTGTAATGCCTGCTGGTCTGCAAGTGGATACAGCGTCTCATATAACACCAGTATCTACGCCTTTACCACAGATTCTGATCACCCATGAGCACACCCTAGCACCTGCTTCTGTGGCTTCTAAGGTTAACTTCCCTACGGTCCATGTTGCAAACTGTGATTCAAAGACTAGACCAGAAATTCAAGCTCACAGGCAACCAGGGTCTGTTGATATACAGATGaaaaacaacaatattaaatctactgaacaaaacaaaaccactGAGCAAAGCATCTTGTCCCTCAGTTCACTGCATTGTACACAAAAACTGATATCTGCAAATTTATGCCCCCAAGAGTCTCCTGCCTCAAGTAAGCGTATGCTCTCTCCTGCGAACAGCCTGGACATTGCTATGGAAAAAACACAGAAACGGGCTAAAGATGAGCATGGAGCTGCATGTCTCACTGATGGTAGATCTCTAAACTATTTGAACTCAAAGATGTCAGAAATGACCAGGCAGAGGAAGTTAATGCTGGTTAGACAGGTTTGCACCACAGAGCCAGTGGATAGCCCAATTGAGACTGATGCCCCAGAACAATTGCCAGAGACTTCAGAAGCTGACAAGAACACCCAGACACCAGTATCTCAGACAACAACTGAGGTCAGTGAACAGCAAATGGAGAGCAGGATACCTACCACAACACTTGCAACATGTTCTTCACCCACAGTTCAAAGCTATACCATGCAAGAGAATTCCACTCTGAAGCCACAAGAAAAACCTGAGGAGCACCGTTGGTCTCCATCCAAATCTCCTCTGAGGCCACCAACATTTCAGGGACAGGTGAAGTTAGcttcttctgtgtctgttgtcaACACCAGAGACAGTCATCGCCTGTCTTTCCCTAGTCTGAAAACAGCTACAACCTTCACCTGGTGTTTTCTCATGAAAAGGAAACCCCTCCATATTCAACAGGCAGACCAGAGGATTTCTGCCTACTCTGCATGGGTAGTAAACCCCAACAATCCCAATCCATTGGGTCTTCCCACAAAAGTGGTCATGTCTTTGTTTGACTCCAAACAGACATCCAAGAAAATATACTACACCCaagcaaaaacaacaactttgaaaTCTGACATCTTGACCTACTCTGGGAAGCTGAAGGACATCTTGCCAAAA GTTTTGATTCAGCAAAGATCTATGCCAACTGATAATAGTGGAAAAACAAAACCAGAGACTCAACCAATTAATCAGACAGAGTCAGACAGAGATTCTTCCAAATCTGAACCCCAACGAGTGAAGATCTTTGATGGAGG TTACAAGTCGAATGAGGAGTATGTGTACGttagagggcgtggaagaggaaAGTACATCTGTGAGGAATGTGGAATACGTTGCAAGAAACCTAGCATGCTGCGGAAACACATCCGTACTCATTCGGACATCCGTCCATTTCACTGCACGCACTGCAACTTCTCTTTCAAAACCAAAG GGAACCTAACCAAGCACATGAAGTCCAAAGCCCACAGCAAGAAGTGCATGGAAATGGGAGTTGCTGTGGGTATTATTGAGGACCAGGACACCGAAGACTCAG gTGATCGAGGAAGACCAGGAAGTGCTGACAGACAGGACTCAGATGGTGATGACTCTGATGGCCCAGATGACGAAGATAACGATGGGGAAGAGGAAGACGAGGAGGACAGTCAGGCAGAGTCTGGCCTCTCTGCAACACCCTCTGTTTCTGCAAGCCCACAACATTTTCCTGCTAACCAGGCTGACATGGTTCCTAGCTCTCTGCTGGCGAAGATGTCCATCAGCCCAAATCTTATCCCAGCTCCCCAAACTCAGCCTCCTCAAGCTTCAGACTCCCAGACTTCAGACAGAGAGTCTGTGGCTATGACAAGTCCAGTTTTGTTGGTCAGACAGATGTCAATTTCTGCATCCTGCTCAAGTCCTGGCCCTTGTCCCACCTTTTTCACTTCCCACCCTGCCCCTGCCTCAGAATCCCACACATCTGATACTGACTCTGTACACATGATGAGCCCAGTGTCACCTTGCAGGCAGATGTCCATCGACTACCCTGACTTTGATGATCCCCCTAGTCCCCCAGTGCCAGGCAAGGGTGGCAAGCTCAGCAAGGTGAGACCCGTGTCCTCGCAGTCATTGTCTTTCCCACCATGCATCCCTCCCTCTCTACATGTACACCTCACCCCATACCAGTACCCGACCCCATATGCATTCCAATGTCTTGAGTCTCGCATGCCTGGCACGTCAGCAAAACTGCTTTGA